The DNA window TCGAACATGAAATCGAACATTTACGCGAAGAAATAGCGCATAAATACGAGTTTGAAAAAAGCATTATAGGCAAAAGTCCTTCCATGCAGGCCATTTTTAAATTATTGGAAAAGGCTGTTCATACAAACATAACCGTTTCTATCAGCGGAGAAACGGGCACGGGAAAAGAAGTTGTTGCCAAAGCCATTCATTACAATTCGGCATTGCGAAACAAAGCATTTGTAGCTGTAAACATCGCAGCTGTACCCAAAGACCTGATCGAAAGCGAGTTATTCGGTCATGAAAAAGGAGCCTTTACGGGTGCCATTACTCAGAGAAAAGGAAAATTTGAAGAAGCCAATGGTGGGACCATCTTTCTTGACGAGATCGGCGAAATGGATATCAATCTCCAGGCAAAAATGCTCAGGGTGTTACAGGAAAGAGAAATAACTCGGGTTGGCGGAAGCAAAACAATAAAGCTAAATGTCAGAATATTGGTTGCCACGCATCGGAATCTGGCCGAGGAAATTAAAAAAGGAAATTTTAGGGAAGACCTTTATTATCGCTTGCTCGGTTTACCGATTACCCTGCCAACCTTGCGCGAAAGAGGTTCCGACATTCTGATACTGGCCAAACATTTTCTTAACTCATTTGCCAAAGAAAATAACATGGGCTCAATTAATATTGAAGAAAGTGCAAGAAAGAAATTAATGGCCTATTCATGGCCGGGAAATGTGAGAGAGCTAAAAGCGGTGATAGAATTGGCAGCTGTAATGTCAGATGGAGAAAAACTTAAATCAGAAGATATTACATTTACAAGTATTGATAAAAGTGAAAACTTCCTATTGGAAGAACAGAGCTTAAGAGATTACACGTTTAATATTATTCGCCATTTTCTAAAAAAATACGATGATAATGTATTGTTGGTTGCTAAAAAATTAAACATTGGTAAATCAACATTGTATCGCTATTTAAAAGAAATGGAAGAAGAACAAAACTAATATTATGGCAATAACCGATTTAGCCTATTTGCACCAATACAGTTCAAACGACAAGGATTTTGTTCAGGAGATGGTAGAGCTCTTTCTGAGTTCAACACCTTCTTTCTTAGAGGAAATGAAAAGCTCCTTTGAAAATAAGGACTATAACATGGTTGCCAGAATATCTCATAAAATGAAACCCTCCATGACATTCATGGGAATTAAAAATGGTAAAGAAATTACCATTGCATTGGAAGATTATGCCAATGAAGGCACAGATATCGCTAAAATCGAAGAGAAAATTACTGAGTTGGATCAGTTATGTCAGCTGGCTTTTTCTGAGCTCAAAGTTGCTCTGAATGAGTTGAAATCCTGATTTATTTCCATTTGATATTACATCCGGCACTTGGAAACTGATCCATTGGCGGAGTCTTGCCATTGAGTAGCTGCTCCAAAGCATTTCTCAAATCTTTGCCATCCACCGGTTTATCATTGCCCGGTCTTGCTTCATCCAATCTGCCGCGATAAAAGCATTTATCATTAGCATCAAATAAATATAAATCAGGGGTACATGCGGCATAATAAGCTTTGGCCACCTGCTGTGTTTCATCAAAGAGATAGGGAAATGCAAATCGATGCACTTCAGCAAATTGCTTCATTTTCTCCGGCGAATCTTCAGGGTATTTTTCGATATCATTGGAAGATATCGCGATGGTTTTTATTCCCCTTTTTTCGTACACTTTTGAAATTTTTACCAATTCATTAATCACATGAATAACATAAGGGCAATGATTACAGATAAAATATACAAGTGTACCCTTATCTCCTTTTAAACTTTCAAATGTGTATTTTTTTTGATCCAGGGTATTTATGATTTCAAATTCAGGAGCCCCTGTTTTCAAAGGCATCATGTTAGAATCGGTAAGTGACATAAGTAATTATTATTAGTTTAAATATTATTTACTTCCAGACTGATATTTTCATCTCCTTCGCGATAAGGTAAATAAGTAAATATAAATTGAAACATCTCATCTGTGGTTTTCATGCTATGATCCGGCTCCCTGATTTCTCGTGGAGGAAAAAAGGGATTAAAAGGATTATCCGCTGTATTGTCGAACAATCCCTCGGCAACTAAGGTAGCCCCAGCCGGAATTTTTATCATTTTAGGAAATTTGTAATAAAACTGCCAGCGAAAATCCCAACTATCAATTTTTACTAGCGGAATGGTATCTTTTTTTAATGTTACTGCATAGGCTTTAAACTTTCGACCAAGCAAATGCATGTGGGGATTCACCATAAGAAGTGAAATATCCTGCGGCACCTGATATTTTGTATAAAAAGTCATTATGGTATCCGGTGGTATGATCAGTTCGGGTTCTACAGGAGATATTCCCAGCGTGCCCATTTGCGTTTCATGCGGAATTCTTTCGGGTTTTTTTCTGGAAAAAAAGATATTGATCTTTGATTTATCCCATTGATCCACCGCCGTTGGCCCATAATGCATGTCCTGCATAAAAAATGCGGCTTTTTTACTGACTTTAAAACCTCCGATCTCCTCCGGATAGGCTACAGGAGAAACACCGGGTAAATAATTGCAAACCAAGGTGCGTATCTCAGGCATGGTCCCATCATCGTTAAGAAGACCCATCACTTTATAGGCATTGCGTGTTCCCAGCGAGTCGGGAAAAACGATTTTTTCACCTGCAAAATGATCTGATTTTTTGTGTGAAGTATAATTAATCAGATGGCCATTCATGTGATGAGCCAGTTGTCTGTTGCCCGGCACAAATTCCATTAATCTCACAAAAGTGTCTTTTTCAAGCTCAAAAGGTATTTTAATAAAAACGAAATGATCCACATTGATGCCTTTTATTAAAAATGAATCCTCCATTTCAATAACGAGATCGGGTTCACCCAATTGACTGCCTGTCGGAAATGTTGGTGGTTCGGGAATTGCAGTACTGTCTCCAATTGGCATTCCATTGTCTATCCAGTTGACTAGGGTTTGAATTTCCTCTTCCTCCAGATATTTCTCACCCAGAAAATGTCTGTAGTTTGGATCAGCAGGCCAGGGTGGCATATAGCGTGTTTCGACTACAAACTGAATGGTCTCTGATCTTTTTTTAATATCCTTATAGGTAATCAATGAAAAAGGACCTGCTTCCCCCGGCCTATGACAAGGCATGCAATTATTATAAAAAAAAGGGGCAATATGTTCGCTGAAAGTTGGGTTTTCAATGACTTGAGCTATTTTTTCAACCTTTTCCTGATCAGCCCCTCTCTTATCTTTTCCAATTTCTGAACAGGAAAGAAAAAACAAACAGATGATTAGAAAAGAAGGGTAATTTTTCATTGAATAAAGCATCCCACAGCGCTGGTAGATTTAATTTTAATCTCGCGATTCTCAAGCGTCGCCACAATGGCATCTTCAAGATATCTTTCTGTAATTACGGTTCTTTTTTGGCCTAGTGAAATAGCCCAGTTATCAATAGCTCCGGAATAGCGCACATTGCCATTCTGATCCAATAAAAAAGCCTCCGGCGTTATTTCTGCACCAAGGGCATTACTTAGCTCAAAGTCAGGATCGAAATAAGTATTAAATTCCAATCCAAAACGAATTAGGTATTTCCTTACTTGTTCGCTATTGTATTCTTTTCCCGGCACGATGCCAACGAATTCTATCTGAGGAAAATTATTCTTCAATTCCCTCATGGCTACGGCATAATTTTGACAAAGAGGACATTCAGGGGATAAAAAATAATAAACTCTTACTTTGTTGTTCGCGATGTCCTGCCAGGCTTCTTCACCTGAAATAATTGGTAAATCAAGGTCATTCGGAACTTTGTTATATTCCTTGTTGCAGGAAAATACTGCGATCAGCACGCAAATGGATAAAAGCCTATTCATAAGAAATAT is part of the Hyphobacterium sp. CCMP332 genome and encodes:
- a CDS encoding sigma-54-dependent Fis family transcriptional regulator, producing MKNIEGFKIFAVEDDPSFSKVLEYTLKLDPEHEVRMFENGKDLLNALPEKPSLITLDYSLPDFSGGELLQKINYYNKEIPVIIISGQEDVKTAVALIKEGAFDYISKEEDLRTRLLNSINKAKKTNELEHEIEHLREEIAHKYEFEKSIIGKSPSMQAIFKLLEKAVHTNITVSISGETGTGKEVVAKAIHYNSALRNKAFVAVNIAAVPKDLIESELFGHEKGAFTGAITQRKGKFEEANGGTIFLDEIGEMDINLQAKMLRVLQEREITRVGGSKTIKLNVRILVATHRNLAEEIKKGNFREDLYYRLLGLPITLPTLRERGSDILILAKHFLNSFAKENNMGSINIEESARKKLMAYSWPGNVRELKAVIELAAVMSDGEKLKSEDITFTSIDKSENFLLEEQSLRDYTFNIIRHFLKKYDDNVLLVAKKLNIGKSTLYRYLKEMEEEQN
- a CDS encoding Hpt domain-containing protein → MAITDLAYLHQYSSNDKDFVQEMVELFLSSTPSFLEEMKSSFENKDYNMVARISHKMKPSMTFMGIKNGKEITIALEDYANEGTDIAKIEEKITELDQLCQLAFSELKVALNELKS
- a CDS encoding thioredoxin family protein — encoded protein: MSLTDSNMMPLKTGAPEFEIINTLDQKKYTFESLKGDKGTLVYFICNHCPYVIHVINELVKISKVYEKRGIKTIAISSNDIEKYPEDSPEKMKQFAEVHRFAFPYLFDETQQVAKAYYAACTPDLYLFDANDKCFYRGRLDEARPGNDKPVDGKDLRNALEQLLNGKTPPMDQFPSAGCNIKWK
- a CDS encoding redoxin domain-containing protein, with the protein product MNRLLSICVLIAVFSCNKEYNKVPNDLDLPIISGEEAWQDIANNKVRVYYFLSPECPLCQNYAVAMRELKNNFPQIEFVGIVPGKEYNSEQVRKYLIRFGLEFNTYFDPDFELSNALGAEITPEAFLLDQNGNVRYSGAIDNWAISLGQKRTVITERYLEDAIVATLENREIKIKSTSAVGCFIQ